One part of the Phoenix dactylifera cultivar Barhee BC4 chromosome 4, palm_55x_up_171113_PBpolish2nd_filt_p, whole genome shotgun sequence genome encodes these proteins:
- the LOC103721558 gene encoding phytochrome-associated serine/threonine-protein phosphatase-like isoform X1, whose protein sequence is MDLDLWISKVKEGQHLMENELQLLCEYVKEILIEESNVQPVNSPVTVCGDIHGQFHDLMKLFQTGGHVPETNYIFMGDFVDRGYNSLEVFTILLLLKARYPANITLLRGNHESRQLTQVYGFYDECQRKYGNANAWRYCTDVFDYLTLSAIIDGTVLCVHGGLSPDIRTIDQIRVIDRNCEIPHEGPFCDLMWSDPEEIDTWAVSPRGAGWLFGSRVTAEFNHINNLDLVCRAHQLVQEGLKYMFQDKGLVTVWSAPNYCYRCGNVASILSFNENMEREVKFFTETEENNQMRGPRTGVPYFL, encoded by the exons ATGGACTTGGATCTGTGGATCTCCAAGGTCAAGGAAGGCCAGCATCTCATGGAAAACGAGCTCCAGCTTCTCTGTGAATAC GTGAAAGAGATTCTTATCGAGGAATCAAATGTGCAGCCTGTTAATAGCCCTGTTACTGTTTGTGGTGACATCCATGGACAGTTTCATGATCTAATGAAACTCTTCCAGACTGGAGGTCACGTTCCCGAGACAAATTACATTTTCATG GGTGATTTTGTCGATCGTGGATATAACAGTTTGGAAGTTTTCACAATTCTTTTGCTTCTCAAAGCCAG ATACCCTGCAAATATTACACTTTTGCGTGGGAATCATGAAAGCAGGCAGTTAACACAG GTCTACGGTTTTTATGATGAATGCCAGCGGAAATATGGGAATGCCAATGCATGGCGGTATTGCACTGATGTTTTTGACTACCTTACCCTGTCAGCAATTATAGATGGAACT GTGCTCTGTGTCCATGGTGGTCTTTCGCCTGATATACGAACAATTGATCAG ATCAGAGTTATTGACCGCAATTGTGAAATTCCTCATGAGGGCCCCTTTTGTGATCTCATGTGGAGTGACCCAGAGGAGATCGATACTTGGGCTGTCAGTCCCCGTGGCGCAGGTTGGCTCTTTGGATCCAGGGTGACTGCAGAG TTCAATCACATAAACAATCTGGATCTTGTTTGTCGGGCACATCAGCTTGTCCAGGAAGGTCTCAAGTACATGTTTCAAGACAAAGGCCTTGTGACT GTCTGGTCTGCACCTAATTATTGTTACAGGTGTGGAAATGTTGCTTCGATATTGAGCTTCAATGAGAATATG GAAAGAGAGGTGAAGTTCTTCACAGAAACAGAGGAAAATAATCAAATGAGGGGGCCGAGGACAGGGGTCCCATACTTCCTATGA
- the LOC103721558 gene encoding phytochrome-associated serine/threonine-protein phosphatase-like isoform X2: MDLDLWISKVKEGQHLMENELQLLCEYVKEILIEESNVQPVNSPVTVCGDIHGQFHDLMKLFQTGGHVPETNYIFMGDFVDRGYNSLEVFTILLLLKARYPANITLLRGNHESRQLTQVYGFYDECQRKYGNANAWRYCTDVFDYLTLSAIIDGTVLCVHGGLSPDIRTIDQIRVIDRNCEIPHEGPFCDLMWSDPEEIDTWAVSPRGAGWLFGSRVTAEFNHINNLDLVCRAHQLVQEGLKYMFQDKGLVTVWSAPNYCYRCGNVASILSFNENMTHGLWRPFQMMFGVSLIILVNGIVFSS; this comes from the exons ATGGACTTGGATCTGTGGATCTCCAAGGTCAAGGAAGGCCAGCATCTCATGGAAAACGAGCTCCAGCTTCTCTGTGAATAC GTGAAAGAGATTCTTATCGAGGAATCAAATGTGCAGCCTGTTAATAGCCCTGTTACTGTTTGTGGTGACATCCATGGACAGTTTCATGATCTAATGAAACTCTTCCAGACTGGAGGTCACGTTCCCGAGACAAATTACATTTTCATG GGTGATTTTGTCGATCGTGGATATAACAGTTTGGAAGTTTTCACAATTCTTTTGCTTCTCAAAGCCAG ATACCCTGCAAATATTACACTTTTGCGTGGGAATCATGAAAGCAGGCAGTTAACACAG GTCTACGGTTTTTATGATGAATGCCAGCGGAAATATGGGAATGCCAATGCATGGCGGTATTGCACTGATGTTTTTGACTACCTTACCCTGTCAGCAATTATAGATGGAACT GTGCTCTGTGTCCATGGTGGTCTTTCGCCTGATATACGAACAATTGATCAG ATCAGAGTTATTGACCGCAATTGTGAAATTCCTCATGAGGGCCCCTTTTGTGATCTCATGTGGAGTGACCCAGAGGAGATCGATACTTGGGCTGTCAGTCCCCGTGGCGCAGGTTGGCTCTTTGGATCCAGGGTGACTGCAGAG TTCAATCACATAAACAATCTGGATCTTGTTTGTCGGGCACATCAGCTTGTCCAGGAAGGTCTCAAGTACATGTTTCAAGACAAAGGCCTTGTGACT GTCTGGTCTGCACCTAATTATTGTTACAGGTGTGGAAATGTTGCTTCGATATTGAGCTTCAATGAGAATATG ACTCATGGGTTGTGGAGGCCATTTCAAATGATGTTTGGTGTTTCATTAATTATACTTGTGAACGGAATCGTCTTTAGCAGTTGA
- the LOC103721568 gene encoding protein PLASTID MOVEMENT IMPAIRED 2, with the protein MDRRKFEKPEGIRPVKAAISLYGERIQGRKPDKYKTTQLPLKEDSHSITGELHRAKMDIGRLDESKNFAEKEKARAESELYRARSRAKELALQIEESDARARAWKLGLQSLRKAEFGDGRYAEVMRELDAAKKELSRLKLDVASALEAKAKAEKETEASRSKASSYSRSVEELRREIREANEEYVLVELARIEAEREFREIEARRVAEAARFAKKMEAAEKKIKDIREEIDHAEELEMKLEMTNSDVNVLQNEMELVRAMERKHQKNDLFEVMDKTMEEEPESRSLLRSAEAELEAARKELASIKEEGFQLMASMDLVREEMMHTAEETNRLKKLEMKADSTVQHLNSKLLKAKSKLESATRADERARAIVSNLSAALQQLQAEVESEKKEKEQVSEETKSIEMEIKKTDLDISSAEERLQAAVQELEAAKASEAVALKKLRRATERTIKARASSIQHSSTITISKCEYDYLNRRAADAHVVADKKVVAAQAWIEALKVGEKEILMKTELARRETEELKALVEKSLVAQETLEEEQYNCRQKENEADISNLQLVGATPRKSLRGNGIPAASRRAKVRRLSASSGMRYTRSPSFTVKKKRKVMPSLAKFLRGRKTGKQK; encoded by the exons ATGGATAGAAGAAAGTTTGAGAAGCCAGAAGGAATCCGGCCAGTGAAAGCTGCCATCAGCCTGTACGGGGAAAGGATCCAGGGAAGAAAGCCAGACAAGTACAAGACCACCCAGCTCCCACTCAAAGAG GATTCGCATTCGATAACCGGAGAGCTCCACCGCGCAAAAATGGATATTGGAAGACTGGATGAGAGCAAGAATTTCGCCGAAAAGGAGAAGGCCCGGGCGGAATCCGAGCTGTATAGGGCGAGGAGCAGAGCTAAAGAGTTGGCTCTCCAAATCGAGGAGTCTGATGCCAGAGCAAGGGCGTGGAAACTAGGGCTTCAGTCGCTGAGGAAGGCGGAGTTTGGTGATGGTCGGTATGCTGAAGTGATGCGGGAGCTGGATGCTGCGAAGAAGGAGCTGAGCAGGCTGAAGCTTGACGTGGCCTCTGCTTTAGAAGCAAAGGCTAAAGCTGAGAAGGAAACTGAAGCCTCTCGTTCCAAAGCTAGCTCTTATTCCCGCTCGGTCGAAGAACTAAGAAGGGAGATACGTGAAGCAAATGAAGAGTATGTTCTGGTGGAGCTTGCCCGGATCGAAGCTGAAAGAGAGTTTCGAGAAATAGAAGCTCGGAGAGTGGCTGAAGCTGCTCGGTTTGCGAAGAAGATGGAAGCCGCTGAGAAGAAAATTAAGGATATCCGCGAGGAGATCGATCATGCTGAGGAGCTCGAAATGAAGCTCGAAATGACAAATTCTGATGTCAATGTCTTGCAGAATGAAATGGAGTTGGTTCGAGCAATGGAGAGGAAGCATCAGAAGAATGATTTGTTCGAAGTCATGGATAAGACAATGGAAGAAGAGCCAGAGAGTCGGTCTTTGCTACGATCAGCTGAGGCTGAATTGGAGGCGGCGAGGAAAGAATTAGCTTCCATTAAGGAGGAGGGATTTCAGCTTATGGCTTCCATGGATCTTGTAAGAGAGGAGATGATGCACACTGCTGAAGAAACCAATAGACTAAAGAAACTAGAAATGAAAGCAGATTCTACTGTTCAGCATCTTAATTCCAAGCTTCTGAAAGCCAAGTCTAAGCTGGAGTCTGCCACACGAGCAGATGAGAGGGCTAGAGCAATAGTTTCCAATCTCTCAGCTGCGCTGCAACAACTGCAAGCAGAGGTAGAgtcggagaagaaagaaaaggaacaaGTTAGTGAAGAGACAAAAAGTATCGAAATGGAAATTAAGAAGACAGACTTGGACATTAGCTCAGCAGAGGAAAGATTGCAAGCTGCTGTACAAGAGCTGGAAGCAGCTAAAGCATCAGAAGCTGTCGCACTCAAGAAGTTGAGGAGAGCTACTGAAAGAACCATTAAAGCAAGAGCTTCATCGATCCAACACAGCTCTACTATAACTATATCCAAATGTGAGTATGACTATTTGAATCGGCGTGCAGCAGATGCTCATGTTGTTGCCGACAAGAAGGTGGTGGCAGCTCAGGCATGGATCGAAGCGCTGAAGGTTGGAGAGAAGGAGATACTGATGAAGACCGAGCTTGCTAGGAGGGAGACTGAAGAGCTCAAAGCTCTGGTGGAGAAGTCATTGGTTGCTCAGGAGACTCTGGAAGAAGAACAATATAATTGCAGACAGAAAGAGAACGAGGCAGATATTTCTAACTTGCAGCTTGTGGGAGCAACACCAAGGAAATCCCTCAGAGGGAATGGAATACCAGCAGCATCAAGAAGAGCTAAAGTGAGAAGGCTGTCAGCATCATCTGGAATGCGATATACTCGCTCCCCATCTTTTACTgttaagaagaagaggaaggtaaTGCCCAGTTTAGCCAAGTTTCTAAGAGGTCGGAAAACTGGAAAGCAAAAGTGA
- the LOC103721558 gene encoding phytochrome-associated serine/threonine-protein phosphatase-like isoform X3, whose translation MDLDLWISKVKEGQHLMENELQLLCEYVKEILIEESNVQPVNSPVTVCGDIHGQFHDLMKLFQTGGHVPETNYIFMGDFVDRGYNSLEVFTILLLLKARYPANITLLRGNHESRQLTQVYGFYDECQRKYGNANAWRYCTDVFDYLTLSAIIDGTVLCVHGGLSPDIRTIDQIRVIDRNCEIPHEGPFCDLMWSDPEEIDTWAVSPRGAGWLFGSRVTAESPMLLAVQSHKQSGSCLSGTSACPGRSQVHVSRQRPCDCLVCT comes from the exons ATGGACTTGGATCTGTGGATCTCCAAGGTCAAGGAAGGCCAGCATCTCATGGAAAACGAGCTCCAGCTTCTCTGTGAATAC GTGAAAGAGATTCTTATCGAGGAATCAAATGTGCAGCCTGTTAATAGCCCTGTTACTGTTTGTGGTGACATCCATGGACAGTTTCATGATCTAATGAAACTCTTCCAGACTGGAGGTCACGTTCCCGAGACAAATTACATTTTCATG GGTGATTTTGTCGATCGTGGATATAACAGTTTGGAAGTTTTCACAATTCTTTTGCTTCTCAAAGCCAG ATACCCTGCAAATATTACACTTTTGCGTGGGAATCATGAAAGCAGGCAGTTAACACAG GTCTACGGTTTTTATGATGAATGCCAGCGGAAATATGGGAATGCCAATGCATGGCGGTATTGCACTGATGTTTTTGACTACCTTACCCTGTCAGCAATTATAGATGGAACT GTGCTCTGTGTCCATGGTGGTCTTTCGCCTGATATACGAACAATTGATCAG ATCAGAGTTATTGACCGCAATTGTGAAATTCCTCATGAGGGCCCCTTTTGTGATCTCATGTGGAGTGACCCAGAGGAGATCGATACTTGGGCTGTCAGTCCCCGTGGCGCAGGTTGGCTCTTTGGATCCAGGGTGACTGCAGAG TCACCCATGCTTCTTGCAGTTCAATCACATAAACAATCTGGATCTTGTTTGTCGGGCACATCAGCTTGTCCAGGAAGGTCTCAAGTACATGTTTCAAGACAAAGGCCTTGTGACT GTCTGGTCTGCACCTAA
- the LOC103721560 gene encoding receptor protein kinase-like protein ZAR1: MGPSPSLLYLFLFLLVYACVPPVSSLTEEGSALLSFKASIREDPEGSLGNWNSSDPNPCSWNGITCREGVVISLSIPKKRLAGFLPSALGSIPSLRHINLRNNRLFGRLPAGLLAAAGLRSVVLYGNFLSDPLPLEIGNLSYLQTLDLSRNLFDGSIPSSLLQCRRLRTLILGHNNFTGSLPDGFGRGFVALEKLDLSYNGFNGSIPGDIGNLSTLQGTVDLSHNMFSGAIPPSLGNLPEKVYIDLTYNNLSGPIPQNGALENRGPTAFIGNPGLCGPPLKNPCSAGAPSSGPSVPTNYAPPVSQANSNGNGSSSSSKGLSKTAVAAIVVSDVVGIGIIAMVFYCCYRRATSSKGKEEGGNSKRGTKGRKECACFRKEESEALSENVEQYDLVPLDRHVSFDLDELLKASAFVLGKSGMGIVYKVVLEDGVILAVRRLGEGGSQRFKEFQMEVEAVGKVRHPNIVTLRAYYWSADEKLLIYDYIPNGNLTAAIHGRAGTMAFTPLSWDVRLKIMKGIAKGLAFLHEFSPKKYVHGDLKPNNVLLGLNMEPYISDFGLGRLANIAGGSPLLQSDRISAEKSQSQRSDVTVSPSVTKGSCYHAPEALKTLKPSQKWDVYSYGVILLEMISGRSPLVLLETVEMDLVRWVQFCIEEKKPLLDVLDPFLARELDREDEIIAVLKIALACVQANPEKRPSMRHVVDTLDRFISNNPR, encoded by the exons ATGGGTCCATCACCATCtctcctctacttatttctctTCCTCCTCGTCTACGCTTGTGTTCCTCCTGTGAGTTCTTTGACTGAGGAAGGCTCTGCCCTGCTCTCCTTCAAGGCTTCCATCAGAGAAGACCCAGAGGGCTCCCTCGGTAACTGGAACTCCTCTGACCCAAACCCATGCTCTTGGAATGGCATCACATGCAGAGAAGGTGTTGTGATCTCCCTCAGCATCCCCAAGAAGAGGCTTGCAGGCTTCCTCCCCTCTGCTCTCGGTTCCATCCCCTCCCTCCGGCACATCAACCTCAGGAACAACCGCCTCTTCGGCAGGCTCCCCGCCGGGCTCCTCGCCGCCGCCGGGCTTCGGAGCGTGGTCCTCTACGGGAATTTCCTCTCCGATCCCCTCCCTCTGGAGATCGGCAACCTCTCCTACCTCCAAACGTTGGACCTTTCGCGGAACTTGTTCGACGGTTCCATTCCCAGCTCCTTGCTCCAATGCAGGAGGCTCAGGACCCTCATCCTCGGCCACAACAATTTCACCGGTTCCTTGCCTGATGGCTTCGGCAGGGGCTTCGTTGCGCTGGAGAAGCTCGACCTTTCTTACAATGGATTCAATGGCTCGATCCCGGGCGACATCGGTAATCTCTCTACCCTTCAAGGGACTGTGGACCTCTCCCACAACATGTTCTCCGGGGCAATCCCTCCGAGCCTGGGAAATCTTCCTGAGAAGGTCTATATTGATCtcacatataacaatctgagcGGCCCGATACCGCAGAATGGTGCTCTGGAGAACCGAGGACCGACGGCGTTCATCGGAAACCCCGGTCTCTGCGGCCCGCCATTGAAGAACCCATGTTCCGCCGGTGCACCTTCGTCAGGTCCTTCTGTGCCCACCAATTACGCGCCTCCCGTGTCCCAAGCCAATAGCAACGGGAAtggaagcagcagcagcagcaaaggTCTGAGTAAAACCGCGGTGGCTGCGATTGTAGTGAGTGATGTGGTTGGAATCGGTATCATAGCAATGGTGTTCTACTGCTGCTACAGGAGGGCTACTTCTTCCAAGGGGAAGGAAGAGGGTGGGAACTCCAAAAGGGGGACGAAGGGAAGGAAGGAATGCGCGTGTTTTAGGAAAGAGGAGTCCGAGGCCTTGTCCGAAAATGTCGAGCAATATGATCTAGTGCCATTGGATCGGCACGTTAGCTTCGATTTGGATGAGCTCTTGAAGGCTTCTGCTTTTGTCTTGGGGAAAAGTGGGATGGGGATTGTGTACAAGGTTGTACTGGAAGATGGGGTAATCTTGGCTGTTCGGAGGTTGGGTGAAGGAGGGTCGCAAAGGTTTAAAGAGTTCCAAATGGAGGTGGAAGCTGTTGGAAAGGTTAGGCATCCTAATATTGTTACCCTCAGAGCTTATTATTGGTCAGCAGATGAAAAACTCCTTATTTATGATTACATACCTAACGGCAACCTCACTGCTGCAATTCATG GAAGAGCTGGAACAATGGCTTTTACACCCCTATCATGGGATGTTCGACTAAAGATCATGAAAGGGATAGCCAAGGGCTTGGCGTTTTTGCATGAATTCAGCCCAAAGAAGTATGTTCATGGAGATCTCAAGCCTAACAACGTACTTCTTGGACTAAACATGGAACCATACATTTCTGATTTCGGCCTCGGGCGTCTTGCTAACATAGCAGGAGGATCCCCACTGCTGCAGTCGGATAGGATATCTGCTGAAAAATCTCAGAGCCAGCGGTCAGATGTTACAGTCAGTCCTTCTGTGACTAAAGGATCATGCTATCATGCTCCTGAAGCATTGAAAACACTAAAACCATCTCAGAAATGGGATGTTTACTCCTATGGGGTGATTTTACTGGAAATGATCTCTGGTAGATCACCACTTGTTCTGTTAGAGACTGTGGAAATGGATCTAGTTCGTTGGGTTCAGTTCTGCATTGAAGAAAAGAAGCCCCTCTTGGATGTGTTGGATCCTTTTCTAGCCCGTGAACTAGATAGGGAAGACGAGATTATTGCTGTACTTAAAATTGCCTTGGCTTGTGTACAAGCGAATCCTGAAAAGAGACCATCAATGAGGCATGTTGTGGACACACTGGATAGGTTCATTTCCAATAACCCGAGGTAG